The following are encoded together in the Equus quagga isolate Etosha38 chromosome 1, UCLA_HA_Equagga_1.0, whole genome shotgun sequence genome:
- the EIF1B gene encoding eukaryotic translation initiation factor 1b: MSTIQNLQSFDPFADATKGDDLLPAGTEDYIHIRIQQRNGRKTLTTVQGIADDYDKKKLVKAFKKKFACNGTVIEHPEYGEVIQLQGDQRKNICQFLLEVGIVKEEQLKVHGF; the protein is encoded by the exons ATGTCCACTATCCAGAACCTCCAATCTTTCG ACCCCTTTGCTGATGCAACTAAGGGTGACGACTTACTCCCGGCAGGGACTGAGGATTACATTCATATAAGAATCCAGCAACGGAACGGCAGAAAGACGCTGACTACTGTTCAGGGCATTGCAGATGATTATGACAAAAAGAAACTTGTGAAAGCTTTCAAAAAG AAATTTGCCTGTAATGGTACTGTGATTGAACATCCCGAATACGGAGAGGTTATTCAGCTTCAAGGTGaccaaaggaaaaacatttgCCAGTTTCTCTTGGAG gtTGGCATTGTCAAGGAGGAACAGCTTAAGGTTCATGGATTCTAA